The Ostrea edulis chromosome 1, xbOstEdul1.1, whole genome shotgun sequence genomic sequence agcaggcagggatctttatcgtgtcacacctgctgcgacacaggaccttggtatttgcggtctcatccgaaggaccgccccatttagtcgcctcttacgacaagctaggggtactgaggacctattctacccggGCCCCCACGGGATCTAACCCTCGTAGATGGTAGGGTTAGTTGGGTACAGTTCAATAGTCACAATACGTCATATAAAAGTTGAAAATCTTCGCGTAAGAATCGAAGTTGTCCTCTGTGTtcatttctttattaaaagcaaaatactGTGTTATTTCAGATTGTTCTTTGTCTTCCTGTTTTGGATGTATGAAACATCTGCTCATTGTAGTGGGCGGATTACTAGTCCTAGTGTTGTTCGATGTGATGTGTATCTATTGGTATGTACCTCAGTATGTTTAAACTATTTTTtctgatctgaacaaatttgtgAATCCATGCAATCAAAACTATGCAATAAACCCAAACTATCATTACTACAGTTGTGTTAGACACATTGCAAAAAGAAAGATGCTGGCTATACAGAAAGAGAAGACCAGGGAACACACGAGTAGACCGATCTCTGAGGCCATAACACGTATCTACAAACATATGAACAACTTCGAAGATCAACACAATTCGTCGTATGATCTGGTGGTGAATATGAGTAGAAAGGCCCACTTCAACGCTCTTGATGAGACGGACACCTCCGAAGATTACGATAAGGGATTTTTCAGACTGGCGAGTCATAGCGGTGATTACGACAAGGCTTGGTGCAATAACTGGTCATCTACGCCTTCTCCGGACGCCGATTACGCCAAGGTTCAGGCAATAAGCAACCAGATAATGACCACTGTCCCAGAGGAGGAGATCTACAGCAAACAACGACTCGATCCCGAGAGTATATACGCAGATATAAATAGATCAGGCAGTGAAAAGGAAGAGGAGGTGACACCCAATATGCGTTCCACCGGAAGCAGCACTCATATCCGGGTAGTAAACGAGAGTGTAAAGATTGGAGGCAATGGAGGCATGAATCAACGAGACAAACAAACGTATGCAGAAGGTAACTCCGAAACCATTACACTAGAAAAGAAAGAGAGTAAAAACGACAAACATGATATCTCAGAACGGAAGACTCAAGGAGAAAGACTGATCAATGATAAATTCGCAGAGGTCTGCTTGAAAAGGGGGCGTGATCCTTTAGTGATTGTGGCAGGGAATAAAGATATAAATTCAAACCagagcaacaacaaaaatatgaaagtccgAAGGTCGAAGCTAAAAAGGGGAAGTAAGGCGGGGAATATTTCCAGCGGCGATGTGGCCTGTAATTTTCCAGCAAAACGtggtgaaaatgaaaacacaAATGATGTATCTATTTCTACAACGGAAGCGGGCAAGATGGTGGATGAAGAAACAGCAATACTGATAGAAAACTTGAACAATATCTCCTCCAAAACAAAACTGTGAACGGTTAGTGGGGAGAGGACGCCTTTATAGAGATGTTGTGGTCAGCGTCTAAGaattgtttgcaaataaaagTTCTCGAGTTGTATCACCTAGTgaattttgtgttttatttgtttatcaaaTCCTCGGGGTTCATTCTGATATTGTATGGcagtatttttatttgaaaagctAAATACGAATTAAAAACTCTTTTTTTCCTTCTTTGTTGCATTTGACTATTTACGTACATGAGGGTATAGGGACAAGACATATTCACAATTTTACACatacattttgtgattttattttttatcatctATTCTTAATTCTATAACACTATATGAATGTTTTAACTATTTCaagatattctatatataacTACTCACAAagaattctttctttttttcatagGTTCAACGGGACCCCGAGGAAATGTGATGTTATGCATAATTTTCATACTTATATGTGCATATCAGAGAGATTAAGATCCACCGTGAACATTTTACTGATCGAGGCTTTCATTAAATCTCAGTAACGTCAACATTTTACTGATCGAGGCTTTCATTAAATCCCAGTAACGTCAACATTTTACTGACTAAGGCCTTCGTTGAACCGCAATAACTGCATGCTATAATTATTTCCTCCATTTTCAGATTTCTAGTGTCTTTAGATCTTTTTATAGAATTTTCTTCATTAAGGATGAATAAtgcatcgtcataatggctgactccCTTTTGAAAgctataaatataatatatacatgtacatttatattcttttaaattctaatcGTCTAGCCGGGTACCTCAGTAGGTTAACATGTATATTCTTTTGAATTCTAATCATCTAGccgggtagctcagtaggttaacatgtacattatattctTTTGAATTCTAATCGTCTAGCCGGGTATCTCAGTAGGttaacatgtacaatatattcttTTGAATTCTAATCGTCTAGccgggtagctcagtaggttaacatgtacaatatattcttTTGAATTCTAATCGTCTAGccgggtagctcagtaggttattCTAATCGTCTAGCCGGGTATCTCAGTAGGTTATTCTAATCGTCTAGCCGGGTACCTCACTAGGTTATTCTAATCGTCTAGCCGGGTATCTCAGTAGGTTAACATGTCGATTCCTGATCTGTAGTAGGTTGGTTGTTTTACGTCCAGtgaagatttttttcaattctatcgagacgtcaccagctgtaggtgaagtaccacaaatttagacctatgtttagcgctcactgacgtagcagtgagggttctttaacgtgccaacacctgctgtgacacagggcctccgttttaaggttatatccgaaagaTTCTcaataccgagcgtttggcgagggagctgtcactacctatgtttacgtcttaagTTTGACACGGCAATGGCATgagtggggctcgaactcacgaccacCAACTCTTGAATATGATTAGGCTTTTATCGTTACTTATTGCAATCATAATAATAATTCCATGCATAGTTAATTTAGCATATTGAAATATTACGTGAAATCTCAAACCATTGCATAAGTTAACAGTAcatatgtaattaacaaatatttGATTGACAGGTACTTTATCGTGAGTTCTAGTTTTAACCATTGCTAACTAGATGTATAAATTATTTAGTGACATTTGGTTACATGTTTGGCACGTAAGTGGACAAGGGTTACCAATTGTAGCAATTTTTGCAACAAGACCTGGTCTAAGGAGAAATTTTGTAGAAATCTGATCATTTCTTACGAATATTTGCAAATTGTTAAGTCTAAACTCAGTAAGAAAATATTCCATAAGTTTTAATGTACATCTTTTGCGAATACAGATATTTACTTGCAAAGGTACAATAATCTTTAGTTGGCGATGCAGCGTCGTCACCTTCGCTCTTTCTCACCCTCGGAGTGTCACATCTTCGCTCGTTTGCTTCCTCACCCTTGGAGTTTCACATCTTTGCTCGTTTGCTTCCTCTGCCTTGGAGTTTCACATGTTCTCCCTGAGCACAAGCAAGTGACTTGTTCAGAGCAcgtagacctacatgtatgataaaacTTGTTCACATCCAGAGCTTGTATCCATACTAGCTTTTTTACCAATCTTCTACATTTAAAGCTATTTGTGatctttgtcacattttcacACAAACTCACCATTACCCACAGAACCTCTTTATTAATGCTTTGTTCAACCAAGATTATGTTCCAGATTTAATTGTTTGACCCGTAGTCAAGGCATCAATCATAATATCAAAGCTAGGTCCAAAATTCATCCATTGAGGTCAAAG encodes the following:
- the LOC125664571 gene encoding uncharacterized protein LOC125664571, encoding MAGLKHTITFITALCWGSVVSVNINWSKAMNICILADQQPSSEDNATKNGSWLGKVKYSFPWGTGILQIQKVNKNNTCSDCDVQGNQCEFCNHRIQLNGSVAAFEVLRSLESGRHYILAEFGKQSLSGLPPPTQCMVHRGASHTEYVSCNEKYDDGCHESGEKSSTYITIRFDMYCNGTTQAYTDCVECDPQESNGAGNDCSLSSCFGCMKHLLIVVGGLLVLVLFDVMCIYCCVRHIAKRKMLAIQKEKTREHTSRPISEAITRIYKHMNNFEDQHNSSYDLVVNMSRKAHFNALDETDTSEDYDKGFFRLASHSGDYDKAWCNNWSSTPSPDADYAKVQAISNQIMTTVPEEEIYSKQRLDPESIYADINRSGSEKEEEVTPNMRSTGSSTHIRVVNESVKIGGNGGMNQRDKQTYAEGNSETITLEKKESKNDKHDISERKTQGERLINDKFAEVCLKRGRDPLVIVAGNKDINSNQSNNKNMKVRRSKLKRGSKAGNISSGDVACNFPAKRGENENTNDVSISTTEAGKMVDEETAILIENLNNISSKTKL